One segment of Vagococcus martis DNA contains the following:
- a CDS encoding HsmA family protein has protein sequence MSKELILASIAMIIALISYSIGVFGERRTGTIQLKHILFFVGGLIFDSTGTALMNQIASENTESTFGLHQITGGAALILMGFHLIWAIAVYKKGSEKAKKQFHKFSIGVWTLWVISFVLGMFVGMGII, from the coding sequence ATGAGTAAAGAGTTGATTTTAGCTAGTATAGCTATGATTATTGCTTTAATATCGTACAGTATAGGAGTATTTGGTGAAAGAAGAACAGGAACTATCCAATTAAAACATATTTTATTTTTTGTTGGAGGCCTTATATTTGACTCGACAGGAACAGCTTTGATGAATCAAATTGCTTCTGAAAATACAGAATCAACTTTTGGTTTACACCAAATTACTGGTGGTGCGGCACTTATTTTGATGGGCTTTCATTTAATTTGGGCAATCGCTGTGTATAAAAAAGGTTCTGAAAAAGCAAAGAAACAGTTTCATAAGTTTAGTATAGGTGTTTGGACTCTATGGGTTATCTCATTTGTTTTAGGTATGTTTGTTGGTATGGGCATTATATAA
- a CDS encoding LPXTG cell wall anchor domain-containing protein: MKRQDYKKMMQQKKAAKSFKKTALLSALSIGMISLTTTVSAEEANGGDVSNDETYDNSLVFESDAPMTPDNGLVFEPDAPMTPDNGLVFEPDAPMTPDNGLISDESTEDEEAPMAPDNGLVFESDAPMTPDNGLVFESDAPMTPDNGLIFESDAPMTPDNGLVFEPDAPMAPDNGLVFEPNVPMAPDNGLVSDDDALMAPDNGLVFEPDAPMTPDNGLVFEPDAPMTPDNGLVFEPDAPMAPDNGLVFEPDAPMAPDNGLVFEPDAPMTPDNGLMEDPTAPGIDLVVKPSTPENELVSSTVNKPTVSEAIQTVVIPTVTTNSTTSAVLPQTGETTSKMATSLIGLGLLGSSAVIIRRRSVNVK, encoded by the coding sequence ATGAAAAGACAAGATTACAAAAAAATGATGCAACAAAAAAAAGCTGCAAAATCGTTCAAAAAAACCGCTTTATTAAGTGCCTTGAGCATTGGTATGATTAGCTTAACAACCACTGTTAGTGCAGAAGAAGCTAATGGAGGAGACGTGTCTAACGATGAAACTTATGATAATTCTTTAGTGTTTGAATCAGATGCTCCGATGACTCCAGATAATGGACTTGTTTTTGAACCAGATGCTCCAATGACTCCAGATAATGGACTTGTTTTTGAACCAGATGCTCCAATGACTCCAGATAATGGTTTAATCTCTGATGAGAGTACTGAAGACGAAGAGGCACCAATGGCCCCAGATAATGGACTTGTTTTTGAATCAGATGCTCCAATGACTCCAGATAATGGGCTTGTTTTTGAATCAGATGCTCCAATGACTCCAGATAATGGGCTTATATTTGAATCAGATGCTCCAATGACTCCAGATAATGGGCTTGTTTTTGAACCAGATGCTCCGATGGCTCCAGATAATGGGCTTGTTTTTGAGCCAAATGTGCCAATGGCTCCAGATAATGGTTTAGTTTCAGATGATGATGCATTAATGGCTCCAGATAATGGACTTGTTTTTGAACCAGATGCTCCAATGACTCCAGATAATGGGCTTGTTTTTGAACCAGATGCTCCAATGACTCCAGATAACGGGCTTGTTTTTGAACCAGATGCTCCAATGGCTCCAGATAACGGGCTTGTTTTTGAACCAGATGCTCCAATGGCTCCAGATAACGGGCTTGTTTTTGAACCAGATGCTCCAATGACTCCAGATAATGGTTTAATGGAAGACCCAACTGCTCCTGGTATTGACTTAGTTGTCAAACCAAGCACTCCAGAAAATGAATTAGTATCATCTACTGTCAACAAACCTACAGTATCTGAAGCAATCCAAACAGTTGTTATACCAACAGTTACGACTAATTCAACGACATCTGCTGTATTACCACAAACGGGTGAAACAACATCAAAAATGGCTACATCTTTAATCGGATTAGGGCTTTTAGGTTCATCTGCTGTTATTATTCGTCGTCGTTCAGTTAATGTAAAATAG